A single Longimicrobiaceae bacterium DNA region contains:
- a CDS encoding 2-dehydro-3-deoxygalactonokinase: MNGGARASFIGVDMGTTNTRVWRIVDGRIVQRVQAGVGIRDSAVAGRPEVLCEVLRRLLQQLDAAAGAEAAPPPVALVAAGMITSDHGLLEVPHLPAPAGLLELSAAVRVCNMPELCALTVHLVPGVRTGEPLVARERVGQTDIMRGEETLCVGLHAAGILPAGGSLLNLGSHWKVIHLDSAGRVARSATALTGELLHAAQTQTLLAGSVPSERPERLHPDWVEGGLREARGSGLERALFCVRLLEQRAESTPEQRLSYLVGAFIGSALPWLEREIPLRGSVAVAGGGPIAERVGRVLERMGRKARLVDAAEVEEGMARGLALIAAERLRAERSSTPTSP, encoded by the coding sequence ATGAACGGCGGGGCGCGAGCCAGCTTCATCGGCGTCGACATGGGGACGACCAACACCCGTGTCTGGCGCATCGTCGACGGGCGCATCGTCCAGCGAGTGCAAGCTGGCGTGGGAATCCGCGACTCCGCCGTTGCGGGCAGGCCGGAGGTGCTGTGCGAGGTGCTGCGCAGGCTGCTCCAGCAACTGGACGCGGCGGCTGGGGCCGAGGCCGCACCACCACCCGTCGCCCTGGTCGCGGCCGGGATGATCACCTCCGATCACGGGCTACTGGAGGTCCCGCATCTGCCGGCGCCGGCGGGGCTCCTGGAGCTCTCAGCGGCGGTCCGAGTCTGCAACATGCCGGAACTGTGCGCCCTGACGGTGCATCTGGTCCCGGGGGTGCGGACTGGGGAACCGTTGGTGGCGCGGGAGCGCGTCGGACAGACCGACATCATGCGGGGGGAGGAGACTCTGTGCGTAGGGCTGCACGCCGCGGGTATTCTCCCGGCGGGCGGATCCCTGTTGAACCTCGGATCACACTGGAAAGTGATCCACCTGGACTCCGCCGGGCGGGTCGCACGCAGCGCCACCGCGCTGACCGGGGAGTTGCTACACGCAGCCCAGACCCAGACCCTCCTCGCCGGCTCCGTTCCTTCGGAGCGCCCCGAACGTCTGCATCCCGACTGGGTGGAGGGCGGGCTGCGCGAGGCTCGCGGCTCGGGGCTGGAGCGGGCGCTATTCTGCGTGCGCCTGCTCGAGCAGCGCGCCGAATCCACGCCGGAGCAGCGCCTCTCCTATCTGGTGGGGGCGTTCATAGGCTCCGCGTTGCCCTGGCTCGAGCGGGAGATTCCGCTGCGCGGATCGGTCGCGGTGGCGGGTGGCGGCCCGATCGCCGAGCGGGTCGGGCGCGTACTCGAGCGAATGGGCCGGAAGGCGCGTCTGGTGGACGCAGCGGAGGTGGAAGAGGGGATGGCTCGTGGGCTCGCCCTCATCGCGGCCGAACGGCTACGAGCCGAGCGGAGTAGTACCCCGACTTCGCCCTGA
- a CDS encoding Gfo/Idh/MocA family oxidoreductase, with protein MSDGKGISRRSFFKHSTTGIAAAAAFPTIIPSRAFGANDRVNLAVVGIRGQGGAHLSGFSRIENVRIAAICDVDQNLFPDRVSELRERTGEEPRTYTDMRRLFENRDIDAVTFAIPNHWHALASIWAAQAGKHVYVEKPSCHSVWEGRQMVNAARANNVVMQVGFQNRSRPNVNAAIKFMREGGIGKIYMARGLCHKARPNIGRYPDGPMPDGSAPFSFTVGGRGSVGPYTRAYLDKVDYDMWIGPAPAKPFNPNRFHYNWHWQWEYGNGDTGNQGPHQLDVGRWGLGRDDYPVKITSHGGTFIHTDSAQTTPNTQTTIFEYADGTIFEFSTRGLPTNADGEIMIGDIFYGSEGRLEIDDGGNWKTYMGYNNEPGPDSSNIETEASDARITVGTGSSGHYGNFINAVRSGNPADLNCDIEEGYRSSVLAHLANISYRLGRELKFDGATETFVGDDEANAMLKDVYREPFVVPDLSGPRTTSR; from the coding sequence ATGTCTGATGGAAAGGGTATCTCCCGTCGGAGCTTCTTCAAGCACTCCACGACCGGGATCGCCGCCGCAGCCGCATTCCCCACCATCATTCCGAGTCGGGCGTTCGGCGCCAACGACCGCGTGAACCTCGCGGTGGTGGGCATTCGGGGGCAGGGAGGTGCACACCTGAGCGGCTTCAGCCGCATCGAGAACGTCCGCATCGCGGCGATCTGCGACGTCGACCAGAACCTCTTTCCCGACCGCGTGAGCGAGTTGCGGGAGCGGACGGGCGAGGAGCCGCGCACGTACACGGATATGCGCCGGCTGTTCGAGAACCGCGACATCGACGCGGTCACTTTCGCCATCCCGAACCACTGGCATGCGCTGGCGTCGATCTGGGCGGCGCAGGCGGGCAAGCACGTGTACGTGGAGAAGCCGTCTTGCCACAGCGTCTGGGAGGGGCGGCAGATGGTCAACGCGGCGCGCGCCAACAATGTGGTGATGCAGGTTGGCTTCCAGAACCGCTCACGCCCGAACGTCAACGCCGCGATCAAGTTCATGCGCGAGGGTGGGATCGGTAAGATCTACATGGCGCGCGGGCTCTGCCACAAAGCACGGCCGAATATCGGCCGCTATCCAGACGGCCCCATGCCCGATGGGTCGGCGCCCTTCTCCTTCACCGTCGGTGGGCGCGGCTCCGTGGGTCCGTACACCCGGGCCTACCTGGACAAGGTGGATTACGACATGTGGATCGGACCGGCTCCGGCGAAGCCGTTCAACCCCAACCGCTTCCACTACAACTGGCACTGGCAGTGGGAGTACGGCAACGGAGACACCGGAAACCAGGGTCCGCACCAGCTCGACGTGGGCCGCTGGGGCCTCGGGCGTGACGACTATCCGGTCAAGATCACCTCTCACGGTGGCACCTTCATCCACACCGATTCGGCCCAGACCACGCCGAACACGCAGACCACGATCTTCGAATACGCCGACGGCACGATCTTCGAGTTCAGCACCCGCGGCCTGCCGACCAACGCCGACGGTGAGATCATGATCGGCGACATCTTCTACGGCAGCGAGGGCCGCCTGGAGATCGACGACGGCGGCAACTGGAAGACCTACATGGGCTACAACAACGAGCCCGGACCGGATTCGTCCAACATCGAGACCGAGGCCTCCGACGCGCGGATCACGGTGGGCACGGGGTCCTCGGGCCACTACGGCAACTTTATCAACGCCGTGCGCTCCGGGAATCCGGCGGATCTGAACTGCGACATCGAGGAGGGCTACCGCTCGAGCGTGCTCGCCCACCTCGCCAACATCTCCTACCGGCTCGGTCGCGAGCTCAAGTTCGACGGCGCCACCGAGACCTTCGTCGGCGACGACGAGGCCAACGCCATGCTCAAGGACGTTTACCGGGAGCCGTTCGTGGTACCGGATCTCTCGGGCCCGAGGACGACGAGTCGGTGA